The window AGAAACATTGGTCTGCAACAACATGCTGTCTCCCTTTGTTAAGCCTTTTAATCTTCTCTCTTGCATTCAAAGTGTTGTATATGGCATGCAAAAGTCTTGTCATGAACAATAAACTTGAAGTTAACATGTAGCAATAACTTTATGTTTTCTCAATGAGGGAGAAAAGTAAGAAATGGATGGATTCTGCAATGAAGATATTATTCATATAGGGTGTTATCAATTTCTTTTTATTAgaggattaggaatgagcatattcgtgataaggtgggggtggcctcggtggaagataagatgcgagaagcaagattgagatggtttgggcatgtgaagaggagagacacagatgccccagtgcggaggtgtgagaggttggcaatggatggtttcagacgaggtaggggtagaccgaagaagtattggggagaggtaattagacacgacatggcgcaactacagcttaccgaggacatgaccttagataggagggtttggaggacccaaattagggtagaatgctagtagatagtctcgttttccgttcttattagtagtcgcattatcgcaatataatttcttctgctcagatttctgctattatctgttatttcccgtgctttgattatcctgtgttatctgtgtcgcttgcattatttcatttcatatcgctttgactctcttaaccttatctgacttctttttatgcttttattgagccgagggtctttcggaaacaccgtcctaccttggtaggagtaaggtctgcgtacactctaccctccccagaccccacgatgtgggatttcactgggttgttgttgttgttgttgtagaggaGATATATTTTATGCTTCTACTGGTTTATCATTTTCATTACTTTCTAAGAGCATACCTTACCTTTGCAGGTTTTGAAGACACCTGTCTCACTGGATATGCTTGGACGCATCTTTAATGGTTCTGGAAAGCCAATTGACAATGGTCCTCCTATTTTACCCGAGGCTTACAGGGATATTTCTGGCAAGTACTTAGTTCTAGCAAGTTCAGCTTTGGTTCTCACGAGATTTCTCGACTAATATCCTGCTACATGTAATATGTCAATTTTAGGGAGTTCTATCAACCCCAGTGAGAGAACATACCCGGAAGAGATGATACAGACAGGAATTTCAACAGTTGACGTCATGAATTCTATTGCTAGAGGGCAGAAAATTCCTCTTTTCTCTGCTGCTGGTCTTCCTCATAATGAAATCGCGGCCCAGATTTGCCGACAAGCTGGTTTAGTGAAGAGGTTGGAGAAATCTGAAAATCTTCTCAAGGTTAGTAGTAGTTTCTTGTACGTACTccatccgtctcaatttatatggcTCTTTTCCATTTTGGGCCACTTGACACCAGTGTTTTCGAAGGCGTTATGGGGGTGGGTCCCAGGGCGAGTTCCGTAGCGGGGTGGACGAAAAATGCTCCGGGGCGCAAATAAAGGCATAGATCCATAGGACTTACGCCCTAGAATTTGGGGCATAAGCCCCGGGCGCAAAAGCGTAAGCCCCGGACATAAAAGCGTTCACCCCGAACATTAaatttgtttttgttgttttaaAAACGTTCCGGGGCGCAAATGAAAGGCATAGATCCATAGGACTTACGCCCTAGAATTTGGGGCATAAACCCTGGGCGCAAAAGCGTAAGCCCCGGGCATAAAAGCGTTCACCCCGAACGttaaatttgtttttttgttgttttaaaaatatttttgctATAGATCATGATTTTTATTATTGGTATAATGATATTTATACTTATGCTATCACGTTGTAGTGATTttcctaaaatatataaataaaaaaagcaACTCTTATATAAAATAACACTGCAATAAATAGTTTTTTCTTAGATGATTATGCCTGAAATTGATTAGATAGAGATTCGATATTGCACTATGTTGCTGAGGCAACTTTATCCATTTTTTGTTATTGCTCTTACACTATTTACCCTTCTCCTTTTTTTGAAATATATAAACAAAAATCAGTGCAAGTATCAGTTGAGGGTGGGAATGACTAGTAGATGTGGCGATCGATGATGAAGTGGATGTGGATGATGATTTCATTTTAAAGATTATCTAGGCTGTTATCATTTTTTGTGCTATTACCTTTCTCAAATAATAATTATATAATTTTTAAtatattattggtgatttatttgaatttatttgcataATTTTAATGAAAATATCACTTTTGCTTATTTTTTGAGTAacaaattaaaattataaattgaaGATACATGAGACTTACGCCCCGTGTCTCGGGACTTACGCCTCGCTCCGTGCTGCGTAAAATGTCTCGCCTAGCAGCCCCTCCTCTTAAAACACTGCTTGACACCATTCCATTCCTATACACCTTCCACCATTCTTCAAGTCCATTAAATTATTAAATGTTTTATTTTGATGATGTTTCTCTTTCAAACTAATTTTTCaactttattttaatattttctcCACTATCACTAATATAGTAACTAAGTCAAGTTAAAGTACTAAACTCAGTACCCAGTCAAATACTGGCTTTAGAAATGGAACGTAGGAATTATATATTTCAAATGTCCAAATATGCTGATAACAGGAAGTAGGCCACATTGCTTGAAACGGCCATTGAATCATTCGGCTGTCTTTCTAAAACCCAAATGCGCGTTTTGATGTCTTTTTTAAGAATTTTATTGTTGTCATATAACATGATAGCCTTTGATTACTTCATTGAAGTGGACTTCACAACATTACATCCAAGATGAGGAAGAACTAAATTTGagtctgctttttttttttttcccttgtgAAATTCATTTACTATATCTTTAAAAGGGTTAAACTGAGCAGAGTTTTCAGCAAGCTGTTACAACAGAGTGTTAGGTCCTTCTTCAAGCATATCCATGAATAGCTTGAGTGGCGCATTTTTTTCTCCATGTTTTGGTGATTGAGTTGGATTCACACTGACATAATTCTCACTTTTCTTCCTTGGTGTCCCAGGAGAGTGGAGAGGACAATTTTGCCATAGTCTTTGCAGCTATGGGAGTCAACATGGAAACCGCACAATTTTTCAAACGCGATTTTGAGGAAAATGGATCCATGGAGAGAGTGACGCTTTTCTTAAACCTGGTAATGCTTGGATTTAACTCGAACTAACATATATTTGGTTCTGTGAAATAATAACACTTTCTTTAAGTTGAAGCTCAATCTGATCTCCGATGGTTACTTCTCGTAGGCAAATGACCCTACAATAGAACGCATCATTACTCCCAGGATTGCTCTGACAACTGCAGAATATCTAGCATACGAATGTGGGAAGCATGTGCTTGTCATTTTAACTGATATGAGTTCATATGCTGATGCTCTGCGTGAGGTATTGTTTTGAAGTGTACCTCATAACCTTTCAACTTTATCTACTCGGGATTGTGTTTATTATGTATCTTTTCTTAGAACTTAATAATAGTACATCTCAGTTATGTGGTGTTATCAGATtttctgagtttttttttttgactactGAGACCATAATTCTCATCCTCCCACAGGTATCTGCTGCCCGAGAAGAAGTGCCTGGAAGACGTGGATATCCTGGTTATATGTATACTGATTTGGCAACAATCTATGAACGAGCTGGGCGTATTGAGGGACGGTCGGGCTCCATCACGCAAATTCCAATTCTAACGATGCCAAATGATGGTAACTTACAGTCAAACAATAATTTCTGGCTTTTTCTTCTGCTTCTGATTGGTCAGTTGTATTTGTTAACAAATCCCTAGTTTCTGTTGTTTGAACAGATATTACGCATCCAACTCCAGATCTTACAGGTTACATCACTGAAGGACAAATATATATAGACCGACAACTTCATAATCGACAGGTATTGTATAGCTCCAAGGCTGAGCACTCATATATACACTCGTAAATGGGCAGAGTTTCTGAATGTCATAGATCTTACCAGTAAATGAGCAATTGATCTAACTAACGTGGGTAATCTAAGCTTTTTTTAACTAGAGACGCTTTTTAGGGCTGAGTACTCATATATGCACACTTTTTAAATCTTTTACTGTTGTTGATTCTTTAtaaaaagaaataatcttttaCTGTTGTTGACAATAGGAAAGAATGGTTTATGATACTATACAAAGTAGACAACTCTTTTAGGGATAAGCTTCTATCTTACCTACATAATTAGTTGACTAATGGGAATCGAGACATCATCATTTGCGGGAGCGTGCTTCCCCTTAAATGGTAAGCTCCGGGCTGAAGCTGAATAATCAAAATGTCAAGCTTCATTACCATTTTTAAAATTCCACGGGTTTGAAACTAAATCCTAAACTTCGTGTAACTCTAGATTATTTGTAGAAATTAACTTTAGATTATCTGAATC is drawn from Lycium barbarum isolate Lr01 chromosome 8, ASM1917538v2, whole genome shotgun sequence and contains these coding sequences:
- the LOC132606657 gene encoding V-type proton ATPase subunit B2-like is translated as MGVEQNNIDMEEGTLEVGMEYRTVSGVAGPLVILDKVKGPKYQEIVNIRLGDGTTRRGQVLEVDGEKAVVQVFEGTSGIDNKYTTVQFTGEVLKTPVSLDMLGRIFNGSGKPIDNGPPILPEAYRDISGNSINPSERTYPEEMIQTGISTVDVMNSIARGQKIPLFSAAGLPHNEIAAQICRQAGLVKRLEKSENLLKESGEDNFAIVFAAMGVNMETAQFFKRDFEENGSMERVTLFLNLANDPTIERIITPRIALTTAEYLAYECGKHVLVILTDMSSYADALREVSAAREEVPGRRGYPGYMYTDLATIYERAGRIEGRSGSITQIPILTMPNDDITHPTPDLTGYITEGQIYIDRQLHNRQIYPPINVLPSLSRLMKSAIGEGMTRRDHSDVSNQLYANYAIGKDVQAMKAVVGEEALSSEDLLYLEFLDKFERKFVSQGAYDTRNIFQSLDLAWTLLRIFPRELLHRIPAKTLDQYYSRDASN